The window CCACATATTCCGAAACTGCCTTACGAAGCGCTGAAAATGACTCCGAGGAGTCTTCTTTTTGGACTTACTCATCAGGGTACCTCCTTTTGGTATTCTGTGAAACAACCCTAAGTGGTTGCTGAGAATCGCAAGTGAAACTTACAACTCTCTTTGTTGATGTTCAGTAGCTAAGGAAACCTTAGCCTCACTTATATAGTATCATATTTGCCAAAATATGTCAATATGCGGGGTGGAGGGAGAAAGAGAGGGAGAAAGGAGGGCGAGGAGCGAGAGAGGGGGCAAAAAATAAAGCCCTGTTTTGAGGGGCTTTATTTTTGTTGTGCTTTTTGAAAGCGGGTTTTACTGTGTTGGTCCGTTAAGCGTGACTCTCAAGAGATCGTCTGTGAGCTGTGGGTGTACTATCACAACTGCTCTTGGTTCAGTTGCAACTCCGTTGTCTAAGTTTTCCTCAAGACTACGAGATGGGTCAGGCTGTCCGCCTGCAAAACCACTGCCAATCTCTGTGTTTTCCTCAGTTCCTGCATCGTGATTTTCTGCGATGAAACTTCTGTTTATGTTTCCAGGTAGCAGAGAGGTCGTTGCAAAAACATAACCGTCATTTGAAGCTACTGCCATTTGAAGGACTGATAATTGTGGTTCTGTCTCGCCTGTTAAGTAAGGTATTTCAGGTGGAAGTTCAACAACTTTGCTTTGACCTGGTTCAATCGGACTATCAACTGGTATCGCGTAAAATACCGTGGGATCTCTATCAATTGATAGCAAGAAAGGTCCTGGCTCACCAACTTCTGCGAGTAATTCAAACTCTGGAGGAGCAATCTCTCCCTTGAAATCAAAATCAACAGAAGAATCATGGATTAGTATCACACCTTGGGATAGTGGTTGTGAGTCACTTAGGTTCTCAAGTGTTAATGAGAGTCCTCGGAGAAATTTTACATCTTCTTCAACTGTTGGCTCTACTACGACTTCGTCTGAAGAATCGCGGAAGAAGAAATAGTAGATGACTGTTCCGATTATTATAAGAATAATAATCCATAGAACTACGCCTCCTGACTCGTAATTTGTTTTTTCGTTTTTCATATTTATGAATATAATAAATAAACTTAAGTTTAAGTTTTAATGATTTGGGATTTACCAACGCTTTTGCGATGATAAATAAACTATATCTTATAGAGAGATATGTGTAAACAAGAGAGAAAAAGACCCCTGCCCATATGAAGTCATGGGCAGGGGTCTTTTGGACGAGGCTATTGCGGAGCGGTGTCCTCGTTGGCGGGCTTGTCACTTTCTACAAAGATGTCTACACAGGTTTCTTTTCCTCCTGAGATGTGGTGCAACTGTGCGCACTCTACCCTCTTGAGGTCTTGCAAAAAGCGTTCAATAGCAACAAGGCGTTCATTGAACTCCTTTTGTGTCGTCAACATCTCTTTCCGTGTTTTCTGGATACGCTCTTCAAGTGCATGCCAATTCAACTCTGAATCGGGGGTTTTTAGTTTTGCTTCTTCAGGATAAACGATGATACCCAATACAAGCCCAACAGCTAAGAAACCAAGAAATACACCCATAACATTAACATCGCAAAAAGACTGAAATTTTGACATTGCACAACACCTCCACGGGTTTCTGTTGCGGACGACCTTTGAGATAAAGGTCTTGAAAAAGCGCTCTTGTGTCTTTGACACGATGCCCTTTTGTGAAAGAACATTTGGGCTTGACCCAACTAATTTGTATATTAGAGTATTAAAATTGCCCTGTCAAACATAAATAATTTTGAAAAGAAAAAGCCCTCGGTGAACGAGGGCTTTGAAATCGCGAAGAGGACATCATCCGACACCTTTCGCTACACCATTTTGGTTTGAGGTGCTGGGGTAAATCGCACTACCACCCCGAAGTTCTGCCAAACGAGTTTTGGCTTCTTCGGCCTGTTCTCTATGCCATTGCTCAGACGGTTTGAGGCTGCATACCCACCTTAGGTATTGCCTTTCAGACTTAAACCTTCCTTCCAAAAGCCGCTTGATGCAATGGAGTGACAGGTATTGACCCCCTTCTTGAAAACCGTCTTGTTTTATCAAGTGCAGAACATCGTGAGTGATTCCGAAGTCACTGGGATCCTTGTTCCACTTCGCATGTCTACAAAAATCCTCAACAAGACGATTACAGCCGTATGCATTTTTCGTCTTTATGGCTGTGTCAAGGGCTAAG is drawn from Candidatus Campbellbacteria bacterium and contains these coding sequences:
- a CDS encoding spondin domain-containing protein, translated to MKNEKTNYESGGVVLWIIILIIIGTVIYYFFFRDSSDEVVVEPTVEEDVKFLRGLSLTLENLSDSQPLSQGVILIHDSSVDFDFKGEIAPPEFELLAEVGEPGPFLLSIDRDPTVFYAIPVDSPIEPGQSKVVELPPEIPYLTGETEPQLSVLQMAVASNDGYVFATTSLLPGNINRSFIAENHDAGTEENTEIGSGFAGGQPDPSRSLEENLDNGVATEPRAVVIVHPQLTDDLLRVTLNGPTQ